One stretch of Pigmentiphaga aceris DNA includes these proteins:
- a CDS encoding translocation/assembly module TamB domain-containing protein gives MAGVLLVLLLTIVGGLAWLLASTNGARFALNTGLEQSGGTGVVDGVQGTLLDGLTIEHFQFANPTIDLSADKLRVTVNWTALRNRRVQVIELAAQRLSVNTISGPDDTPSSGFPASIGLPIEVDLERMQLGTLDISQNGKPLPVSISELDASVVARLDGYRLTLNRIKVLGPDADATLRGTVNLGASQPFDIQSELDSQVRQGERRFNVHAGATGSLDDLQLNLRGEGSGVSVEGLVRAGLLDGGFPLRAARLNLRGVDPAAWVPGAPRASLEIGSDLSVVTTDPSGQPRLQGPLWVHNGAAAAYDTGAIPVTDVRAILALPLATLDAAQLSDIVIQLPGAGSVKGNVDWRRQGTPDAPVDRVVGKLTLADVNAALLYTAAVPTKLSGPISFDANQTRQIVEADLREQGNKTPLALRLSAKLENEVVDISQAILSAGDAKATASGRLELAGTRKFAAKLALQNFDPARWVPGWSMPPANLTAQADVDGALSPAIQGSARVTVDPASRWNRRPLSGKISTRFTETTLSNLLATLDIADNRLAVEGSVGGDKDRLGFDLQLPTLEALWPGLGGKMAAKGQVVGNLNTPVIDTTLDGSRLKLPGGVVLDRIEGKASLGKTGQRVAIAQSPVSADVRIEGLSVTSAPQASVSKAALVVSGTLAKHEGSVDAEIVPAPPQTERATIRTSFNGGWGTGVRGQPNAALTGWRGTVATLDVKRKPVAVALTRPVSIIYLPDARSPAWQWEVGATGIRLSLPETDPSVIEHAGSRGGAGRWETKGRINGLAWSPELMTAWFGDGGVRKKEVPNAPLADRRILVDGEWDLRFADALAGTARLGRRSGDVWIPGDPPVPLGLTALLADVRAEPTRTPGHSRLTVELDLAGERIGTVKGRGEAELIASVGSLSLDESKPAQADLSLNVKDLAWLSLFTGDTLEVGGRVAGDVRIRRDAGVWGARGTVKGEGLRVVRIDDGVRLLDGTLQARLVDDRIVIDSLRFPSVMRATPRDDRILAWMNGAEAKSGEVVITGEWLLTGANGKAKVVAKHFPAVQRADRFIAISGEINVEAAPRRLRIVGETTVDAGWVFLGTSSPATLDSDVVIRRTTGEAPARGNSTGVSIDVSVDLGNRFYLRGMGIDTALAGKLRILGEGSNLRANGSVRTIGGQYAAYGQSLSVRRGVITFQGPLDDPLLDIMALRVGPLVQAGVQVGGSARHPRITLVSEPSVSDVEKLSWLLLGRGPDDAGGADAGLLLSAATALLGDKDGVPLARQLGVDELGIRSGNVGSSRGLLPERTVAGDSTSSTSDLATEFFIVGKRISDNVYASYEQALAGREGVIRLSYQISRRLQLVGRGGTINGVDLMYTVLFGN, from the coding sequence ATGGCAGGCGTATTGCTGGTCTTGTTGCTGACCATTGTTGGCGGGCTGGCCTGGTTGCTGGCCTCGACCAACGGTGCGCGCTTTGCACTGAATACCGGCCTGGAGCAATCCGGCGGAACCGGCGTGGTCGACGGCGTACAGGGCACGCTGCTTGATGGGCTGACCATCGAGCATTTCCAGTTTGCCAATCCCACCATCGACCTGAGCGCCGACAAGCTGCGCGTCACCGTCAACTGGACGGCCTTGCGCAACCGCCGCGTGCAGGTCATCGAGCTTGCTGCGCAGCGCCTGTCGGTCAACACCATTTCAGGGCCGGATGACACGCCGTCTTCGGGTTTCCCGGCCTCTATCGGCTTGCCGATCGAGGTCGATCTGGAACGTATGCAGTTGGGCACGCTCGACATTTCACAGAACGGCAAACCCTTGCCGGTATCGATTTCCGAACTCGATGCCAGTGTGGTCGCCCGGCTCGATGGGTATCGGCTGACCTTGAACCGCATCAAGGTGCTTGGCCCTGATGCCGATGCAACCTTGCGTGGCACGGTCAATCTGGGCGCAAGCCAGCCCTTCGATATTCAAAGCGAACTGGATAGCCAGGTACGACAGGGCGAACGGCGCTTCAATGTGCACGCCGGGGCAACGGGTTCGCTGGACGATCTGCAACTGAACCTGCGTGGTGAAGGATCAGGCGTATCCGTCGAGGGACTGGTGCGCGCTGGCCTGCTGGATGGTGGTTTCCCGCTGCGTGCTGCGCGCTTGAATCTGCGTGGTGTTGACCCCGCTGCCTGGGTGCCGGGTGCACCGCGTGCAAGTCTTGAAATCGGCAGCGACCTGAGTGTGGTGACCACCGATCCCAGCGGACAACCACGTCTGCAAGGGCCGCTGTGGGTACACAATGGCGCGGCCGCTGCCTACGACACGGGGGCAATCCCCGTCACGGACGTGCGAGCCATCTTGGCTTTGCCGTTGGCCACGCTGGATGCCGCCCAGCTGTCGGACATCGTGATCCAGTTGCCCGGTGCAGGCAGCGTGAAGGGCAATGTCGATTGGCGTCGGCAGGGTACGCCCGACGCGCCGGTTGATCGGGTGGTCGGCAAGCTGACGCTGGCCGATGTGAACGCCGCATTGCTTTACACCGCAGCGGTGCCCACCAAACTGTCAGGCCCGATTTCTTTCGATGCCAACCAGACCCGGCAGATCGTTGAAGCCGACCTGCGCGAGCAAGGCAACAAGACGCCGCTTGCGCTGCGCCTCAGTGCCAAGCTGGAAAACGAAGTCGTTGATATCTCGCAGGCGATTCTGAGCGCCGGTGATGCCAAGGCCACTGCCAGCGGTCGCCTGGAACTTGCCGGCACACGCAAGTTCGCGGCCAAGCTGGCACTGCAGAATTTCGATCCGGCCCGCTGGGTGCCGGGATGGTCGATGCCGCCCGCCAACCTGACGGCACAGGCCGATGTCGACGGTGCCTTGTCGCCCGCCATTCAGGGCAGCGCGCGCGTCACCGTTGACCCGGCCAGCCGCTGGAACCGCCGCCCCTTGTCCGGCAAGATTTCCACGCGCTTCACGGAAACGACGCTGTCCAACCTGCTGGCGACGCTCGACATTGCCGACAACCGCCTGGCAGTGGAAGGCAGCGTGGGCGGGGACAAGGATCGCCTGGGCTTCGACCTGCAATTGCCCACGCTGGAAGCCTTGTGGCCCGGTCTGGGCGGCAAGATGGCTGCCAAGGGCCAGGTCGTGGGTAATCTGAATACCCCCGTCATCGACACCACGCTCGATGGCAGCCGTCTGAAGCTGCCGGGTGGCGTGGTGCTGGATCGCATTGAAGGCAAGGCATCGCTGGGCAAGACGGGGCAGCGTGTGGCGATTGCTCAATCCCCCGTCAGTGCGGACGTGCGCATCGAAGGCCTGAGCGTCACCAGCGCACCGCAAGCCTCGGTCAGCAAGGCAGCGCTGGTGGTGTCAGGCACGCTGGCCAAGCATGAAGGCTCGGTCGATGCGGAAATCGTTCCTGCACCGCCGCAGACCGAACGCGCCACCATTCGCACCAGCTTCAATGGCGGATGGGGCACAGGTGTGCGAGGCCAGCCGAACGCTGCCTTGACCGGCTGGCGCGGCACAGTGGCCACGCTGGACGTAAAACGCAAACCGGTGGCCGTGGCGCTTACGCGGCCGGTCAGCATCATTTACCTGCCCGACGCACGCAGCCCGGCATGGCAATGGGAAGTGGGTGCCACGGGCATTCGCCTGAGCTTGCCGGAAACCGACCCCTCGGTCATTGAACACGCGGGTTCGCGTGGCGGCGCAGGGCGCTGGGAAACCAAGGGTCGCATCAACGGGCTGGCCTGGTCGCCGGAACTGATGACCGCCTGGTTTGGTGACGGCGGTGTGCGCAAGAAGGAAGTGCCCAACGCGCCCCTGGCCGATCGCCGCATTCTGGTCGATGGCGAGTGGGACTTGCGTTTTGCCGACGCGCTGGCTGGTACGGCGCGGCTGGGTCGTCGCAGTGGCGACGTCTGGATTCCGGGTGACCCGCCGGTGCCGCTGGGCCTGACCGCCTTGCTGGCAGATGTCCGCGCCGAGCCGACGCGCACGCCGGGCCACAGCCGATTGACGGTAGAACTGGACCTGGCTGGTGAACGTATCGGCACCGTCAAGGGACGCGGCGAGGCAGAATTGATCGCCAGCGTCGGTTCGCTGTCGCTCGATGAATCCAAACCCGCGCAGGCCGACCTATCCCTGAATGTGAAGGACTTGGCCTGGTTGAGCCTGTTCACAGGCGACACGCTGGAAGTCGGCGGCCGGGTGGCGGGTGATGTGCGCATCCGTCGTGACGCAGGTGTCTGGGGCGCGCGTGGCACGGTCAAGGGCGAAGGCCTGCGTGTGGTTCGCATTGACGACGGCGTGCGGCTGCTGGACGGTACCTTGCAGGCACGTCTGGTGGACGATCGCATCGTCATCGACTCGCTGCGCTTCCCGTCGGTCATGCGGGCCACCCCGCGCGACGACCGCATCCTGGCCTGGATGAATGGTGCCGAAGCCAAATCAGGCGAAGTTGTCATCACCGGCGAATGGTTGCTGACCGGTGCCAACGGCAAAGCCAAGGTGGTCGCCAAGCACTTCCCCGCCGTGCAGCGCGCGGATCGCTTCATTGCCATCAGCGGCGAAATCAACGTGGAAGCCGCGCCCCGCCGTCTGCGCATCGTGGGCGAAACCACGGTCGACGCGGGCTGGGTGTTCCTGGGTACGTCTTCGCCGGCCACGCTCGATTCCGATGTCGTGATCCGACGCACCACCGGTGAAGCCCCCGCACGCGGCAACAGCACGGGTGTATCCATCGACGTATCCGTAGACCTGGGCAACCGCTTCTACCTGCGCGGCATGGGCATCGACACGGCGCTTGCCGGCAAGCTGCGCATTCTGGGCGAGGGCAGCAACCTGCGCGCCAACGGCTCGGTGCGCACCATTGGTGGTCAGTACGCCGCCTATGGCCAGTCGCTGAGCGTGCGCCGGGGGGTGATCACCTTCCAGGGTCCGCTGGACGACCCGCTGCTCGACATCATGGCCTTGCGTGTCGGCCCGCTGGTGCAAGCAGGGGTGCAAGTGGGCGGATCGGCGCGCCATCCGCGCATCACGCTGGTGTCGGAACCGTCTGTCAGCGACGTTGAAAAGTTGTCCTGGCTGCTGCTGGGCCGGGGACCGGATGATGCTGGTGGTGCCGATGCTGGTCTGCTGCTCAGCGCCGCAACTGCCTTGCTGGGTGACAAGGACGGCGTGCCGCTGGCGCGTCAGCTGGGGGTCGACGAGCTTGGTATCCGTTCCGGCAATGTCGGTAGTTCGCGCGGCTTGTTGCCGGAACGCACGGTGGCGGGCGACAGTACTTCGTCCACCAGCGACCTGGCGACGGAGTTCTTCATTGTGGGCAAGCGCATTTCCGATAACGTCTACGCCAGCTACGAGCAGGCGCTGGCGGGTCGGGAAGGCGTGATCCGTCTGAGCTATCAGATTTCGCGACGCCTGCAGCTGGTGGGGCGCGGCGGCACCATCAACGGCGTTGACCTGATGTACACGGTGTTGTTCGGCAACTGA
- the dcd gene encoding dCTP deaminase produces MSIKSDRWIRRTALAHGMIEPFEPGQVREVNGQRIVSYGTSSYGYDVRCADEFKIFTNINSTIVDPKAFDEKSFVDFKGPVCIIPPNSFALARTVEYFRIPRSTLTICLGKSTYARCGIIVNVTPLEPEWEGHVTLEFSNTTPLPAKIYAGEGCAQFLFLESDEVCETSYKDRGGKYQGQQGVTLPRT; encoded by the coding sequence ATGAGTATCAAGAGTGACCGCTGGATTCGCCGCACTGCGCTTGCGCACGGCATGATCGAGCCGTTCGAGCCCGGCCAGGTGCGCGAGGTCAATGGCCAGCGCATCGTCAGCTACGGCACCAGCAGCTATGGCTACGACGTACGCTGTGCCGATGAATTCAAGATTTTCACCAATATCAACTCGACCATTGTCGATCCCAAGGCATTCGACGAGAAATCCTTTGTCGACTTCAAGGGGCCGGTGTGCATCATTCCGCCGAACTCCTTCGCCCTGGCGCGCACGGTTGAATACTTCCGCATTCCGCGCAGCACCCTGACCATTTGCCTGGGCAAGAGCACCTACGCGCGCTGCGGCATCATCGTCAATGTCACGCCGCTCGAACCCGAATGGGAAGGCCACGTGACGCTGGAGTTCTCGAACACCACGCCGCTGCCAGCCAAGATCTATGCAGGCGAGGGCTGTGCCCAGTTCCTGTTCCTGGAAAGTGACGAAGTGTGCGAAACCTCGTACAAAGACCGTGGTGGCAAATACCAGGGTCAACAGGGCGTGACGCTGCCGCGCACCTGA
- a CDS encoding arginine/lysine/ornithine decarboxylase, which yields MKFRFPVVIIDEDFRSENSSGLGVRALAAALESEGMEVLGITSYGDMSSFAQQQSRASAFILSIDDEEFGSGIPEDVANVVAKLRTFISELRFRNSEIPIYLYGETRTSRHIPNDILRELHGFIHMFEDTPEFVARHIIREAKSYLESLPPPFFRELVKYAQDGSYSWHCPGHGGGVAFLKSPVGQMFHQFFGENMLRADVCNAVDELGQLLDHTGPIAESERNAARIFNADHCYFVTNGTSTSNKIVWHSTVATGDIVVVDRNCHKSILHAIIMTGAIPVFLRPTRNHLGIIGPIPLDEFRPENIQKKIDANPFIKDKSKKPRILTLTQSTYDGVVYNVETIKGLLGDTVDTLHFDEAWVPHAAFHHFYKNMHAIGVDRPRSKDAMVFATHSTHKLLAGISQASQIIVQESENRKLDRHIFNEAYLMHTSTSPQYAIIASCDVAAAMMEAPGGPALVEESIFEALDFRRAMRKVDDEFGDDDWWFKVWGPEALATDGIGEREDWVLKPNDDWHGFGGLADGFNMLDPIKATIITPGLDVSGKFGETGIPASIVTRFLAEHGVVVEKTGLYSFFILFTIGITKGRWNTLLTALQQFKDDYDRNQPMWRILPDFVRDHPQYEKVGLRDLCQRIHDIYRENDVARMTTEMYLSDMEPAMKPSDAFAMMAHREIERVEIDKLEGRITAVLLTPYPPGIPLLIPGERFNRTIVQYLEFARKFNSQFPGFETDIHGLAEVEDEHGKTVYYVDCVKTT from the coding sequence ATGAAGTTTCGTTTTCCCGTCGTCATCATCGATGAAGATTTCCGCTCCGAGAACTCGTCCGGTCTTGGTGTGCGCGCGCTTGCCGCTGCGCTCGAATCCGAGGGAATGGAAGTTCTGGGGATCACCAGTTACGGCGACATGTCGTCGTTTGCGCAGCAACAAAGCCGCGCCAGTGCGTTCATCCTGTCGATCGACGACGAGGAATTCGGTTCCGGCATTCCGGAAGACGTCGCCAATGTGGTCGCCAAGCTGCGCACCTTCATCAGCGAACTGCGCTTCCGCAACTCCGAAATCCCGATCTACCTGTACGGCGAGACGCGCACCTCGCGCCACATTCCGAACGACATCCTGCGTGAGCTGCACGGCTTCATTCACATGTTCGAAGACACGCCCGAATTCGTGGCGCGTCACATCATCCGTGAAGCCAAGAGCTACCTTGAATCCCTGCCCCCGCCGTTCTTCCGCGAGCTGGTCAAGTACGCACAAGACGGTTCGTACTCGTGGCACTGCCCGGGTCACGGCGGCGGTGTTGCCTTCCTGAAAAGCCCCGTGGGCCAGATGTTCCACCAGTTCTTCGGTGAGAACATGCTGCGCGCCGACGTCTGCAACGCGGTCGATGAACTGGGTCAGCTGCTGGACCATACCGGCCCGATCGCGGAATCGGAACGCAATGCGGCGCGCATCTTCAACGCCGATCACTGCTACTTCGTGACCAACGGCACGTCCACGTCGAACAAGATCGTCTGGCACAGCACGGTCGCCACGGGCGACATCGTGGTGGTTGACCGCAACTGCCACAAGTCGATTCTGCACGCGATCATCATGACCGGCGCGATCCCGGTGTTCCTGCGCCCGACGCGCAATCACCTAGGCATCATCGGCCCGATTCCGCTGGACGAATTCCGCCCGGAAAACATCCAGAAGAAGATCGACGCCAATCCTTTCATCAAGGACAAGAGCAAGAAGCCGCGCATCCTGACGCTGACGCAAAGCACCTATGACGGCGTGGTCTACAACGTCGAGACCATCAAGGGACTGCTGGGCGACACGGTCGATACGCTGCACTTCGACGAAGCCTGGGTGCCGCACGCTGCCTTCCACCACTTCTACAAGAACATGCACGCCATTGGTGTGGACCGCCCGCGCAGCAAAGACGCGATGGTGTTTGCCACCCACTCCACGCACAAGCTGCTGGCCGGTATTTCGCAGGCCTCGCAGATCATCGTGCAGGAATCGGAAAACCGTAAACTGGATCGCCACATCTTCAACGAGGCGTACCTGATGCACACGTCCACCTCGCCGCAGTACGCCATCATTGCGTCCTGCGATGTGGCGGCCGCCATGATGGAAGCCCCGGGTGGCCCGGCGCTGGTCGAGGAAAGCATCTTCGAGGCGCTGGACTTCCGCCGCGCCATGCGCAAGGTCGATGACGAATTCGGTGACGATGACTGGTGGTTCAAGGTCTGGGGTCCCGAAGCGCTGGCTACCGATGGCATCGGCGAACGTGAAGACTGGGTTTTGAAGCCCAACGACGACTGGCACGGCTTCGGTGGTCTGGCCGACGGCTTCAACATGCTGGACCCGATCAAGGCCACGATCATCACCCCGGGCCTGGATGTGTCGGGCAAGTTCGGTGAAACCGGCATTCCGGCATCGATCGTGACCCGCTTCCTGGCCGAACACGGCGTGGTGGTGGAAAAGACCGGCCTGTATTCGTTCTTCATCCTGTTCACCATCGGCATCACCAAGGGCCGCTGGAACACGCTGCTGACTGCACTGCAGCAGTTCAAGGACGATTACGATCGCAACCAGCCGATGTGGCGCATCCTGCCCGATTTCGTACGCGACCATCCGCAGTACGAAAAGGTCGGCCTGCGCGACCTGTGCCAGCGCATTCACGACATCTATCGTGAAAACGACGTGGCGCGCATGACTACCGAGATGTACCTGAGCGATATGGAACCGGCCATGAAGCCGTCGGACGCCTTCGCAATGATGGCGCACCGGGAAATCGAGCGCGTCGAAATCGACAAGCTGGAAGGCCGTATCACTGCCGTGCTGCTGACCCCGTACCCGCCGGGCATTCCGCTGTTGATTCCGGGCGAGCGCTTCAACCGCACGATCGTTCAGTATCTGGAATTCGCGCGCAAGTTCAACTCGCAGTTCCCGGGCTTCGAGACCGACATCCACGGCTTGGCCGAAGTGGAAGACGAACACGGCAAGACCGTCTACTACGTGGACTGCGTCAAGACCACCTGA